The Streptomyces sp. NBC_00236 DNA window AGAGCTCCTGGAATCAGCCGGCATCCACGGTCTCTTCGACGTCGTCGTCGACGGCGGAGAGGCGGCACGACTGGGCCTCCCCGGCAAACCGGACCCCGCTCTGTTCCTGGAGGCGGCATCCCGTCTGCGTGTGCACCCCCGGCACACCGCAGTGGTGGAAGACGCGGTCGCCGGCGTGGAGGCAGGACGACGCGGAGAGTTCGGTCTCGTCATCGGTGTGAACCGCACGTCAGACCCCCGTCAGGCAGCTGCGCTGACCGATCGCGGCGCCGACCTCGTCGTGCGAGACCTGACCGAACTCATCGGTGACCCACCGGGAGCACCCTCATGACAGCGGCCTGGACCTGGAACTACAGCACGTACGACCCGCACGCGGAGCACGTCGTCGAGACACTGTGCACGCTCGGCAACGGTAGGTTCGCCACGCGTGGCTCCGCACCGGAGTGCCGGGCGGACACCGTCCACTATCCCGGGACGTACATGGCAGGGGGTTACGACCGCCTCACCTCGGTGGTGGCCGGCCGA harbors:
- a CDS encoding HAD family hydrolase, giving the protein MRTGSTGSSWTGRRGSTGPGRSWRPAVSHCPPETRTTHPAARACGRSPHARSGPSHKYCEPGQSRHSPTSHQHSARCGRGGTRCAAVSASRHAGELLESAGIHGLFDVVVDGGEAARLGLPGKPDPALFLEAASRLRVHPRHTAVVEDAVAGVEAGRRGEFGLVIGVNRTSDPRQAAALTDRGADLVVRDLTELIGDPPGAPS